A single region of the Rhodospirillales bacterium genome encodes:
- a CDS encoding hydrogen peroxide-inducible genes activator, with protein MIPLPTLRQLQYLVALADRKSFHRAAEACNVTQSTLSAGIKELEAVLLQPVVVRTTRKIHLTPLGEEIISESRNLLEKAEIMTHKARRAARPMSGPMRLGVIPTIAPYLLPTILPHIEKTFKNLEVSVHEGLSTDLTERMNEGTLDMALMAFPFKMAGFHQAPLFREDFYVAAPAQAFEKKDKLHRTDLEDQTVLLLEDGHCLRDHARDACGLRNIKQQRDFSAASLQTLIQMVRAGYGITLLPEMVVREGFLPNDLKILPFYPPAPTREIGIAWREKSYLEEDIAMICVLLKKLFEKMPDFKG; from the coding sequence ATGATCCCTCTCCCGACCTTGCGCCAGCTCCAATATTTAGTCGCTTTGGCGGACCGCAAAAGTTTTCACAGGGCCGCCGAAGCCTGCAATGTCACGCAATCCACGCTCAGCGCCGGAATCAAGGAGCTGGAAGCGGTCCTTTTGCAGCCTGTCGTGGTCCGCACAACCCGTAAAATCCACCTCACCCCGCTGGGCGAAGAGATTATATCCGAGAGCCGGAATCTGTTGGAAAAGGCGGAAATCATGACGCACAAAGCGCGGCGTGCCGCCCGGCCAATGAGCGGTCCGATGCGTCTGGGCGTTATTCCGACGATCGCCCCGTACCTTTTACCCACGATTTTGCCGCATATCGAAAAGACGTTCAAAAATCTGGAAGTTTCCGTTCATGAGGGCTTAAGCACCGATTTAACAGAGAGAATGAACGAGGGCACGCTGGATATGGCCCTGATGGCTTTCCCCTTCAAAATGGCCGGATTTCATCAGGCCCCGCTTTTCAGAGAAGATTTTTATGTAGCCGCCCCCGCACAAGCTTTTGAAAAAAAAGATAAACTCCACAGAACGGATCTGGAAGACCAGACGGTTTTACTGCTGGAAGACGGGCATTGCCTGCGCGATCATGCGCGGGATGCCTGCGGCCTGCGCAACATAAAACAGCAGCGGGATTTCAGCGCCGCCAGCCTCCAGACCCTGATCCAGATGGTCCGCGCAGGCTATGGCATAACGCTCCTGCCGGAAATGGTGGTGCGGGAAGGGTTCCTCCCGAACGACCTGAAAATACTTCCTTTTTATCCGCCGGCCCCCACACGGGAAATTGGAATCGCCTGGCGCGAAAAATCCTATCTGGAAGAAGATATCGCGATGATCTGCGTTCTTCTGAAAAAACTGTTTGAAAAAATGCCCGACTTTAAAGGTTAG